In a single window of the Acidobacteriota bacterium genome:
- a CDS encoding phosphoenolpyruvate kinase has product MRTSLPDDLLTSSLGKLGGIEHSNNLTGQPLHTVYGGANLFSSDTPAKLARLTRGAFETYLPDTGAVTSVFGISTRLAEEVHRKISERLRKDAIDDLRADFEDGYGSRPDAEEDGHAVAAARETAKARSENALPQYFGIRIKSLAGEARRRSLRTLDLYLTALVDAGSMLPSNFVVTLPKVTHPSQPQVLAATLDALEDRLGFEKGSIKIELMVETRRSLVADDGRFALPELVDACGGRCRGLHFGAWDYLAEFGVTAEQQHLLHPLCDTARQIMQLSAPAGIWISDGATNIMPIGPHRAGELTDEQIEENRRVIHDAWRLHFRHCRAALESGIYQGWDLHPAQIPARLASVYSFFLENIGETAERLRRFVDKAAQATLAGDVFDDEATGQGMLNHFVRAVNFGALTQAEAEALTGISMQLLSAGSFAKIISSGQSN; this is encoded by the coding sequence ATGAGAACTTCACTCCCGGATGATCTCCTTACATCATCGCTGGGTAAGCTCGGCGGAATTGAACATTCCAACAATTTGACCGGCCAGCCGCTGCATACGGTTTACGGCGGCGCTAACCTTTTCAGCTCTGATACTCCTGCAAAGCTCGCCCGACTAACCCGAGGTGCGTTTGAAACTTACCTGCCTGATACCGGAGCGGTAACGTCCGTCTTTGGGATAAGCACCCGACTTGCTGAAGAAGTCCATCGCAAAATATCTGAAAGGCTTCGGAAAGACGCTATTGATGATCTTCGTGCAGATTTCGAGGACGGATACGGATCGCGGCCGGATGCAGAAGAAGATGGGCACGCAGTCGCAGCGGCTAGAGAGACCGCAAAAGCGCGATCCGAAAACGCCTTGCCGCAATATTTCGGCATTCGAATAAAGTCGCTCGCGGGCGAAGCACGACGCCGGTCGCTGCGGACGCTCGACCTGTATCTGACCGCGCTCGTTGACGCCGGATCGATGCTCCCCTCAAACTTCGTCGTTACGCTGCCGAAGGTCACGCACCCAAGTCAGCCGCAGGTGCTGGCTGCGACGTTGGATGCACTTGAGGACCGTCTCGGTTTTGAAAAGGGTTCGATCAAGATCGAGTTGATGGTCGAAACACGAAGATCGCTCGTTGCTGATGACGGCCGATTTGCGTTGCCCGAGCTTGTAGATGCATGCGGCGGCAGATGCCGCGGACTGCATTTCGGCGCGTGGGACTATCTTGCCGAATTCGGCGTTACTGCGGAGCAGCAGCATCTGCTGCATCCGCTGTGCGATACCGCCAGACAGATAATGCAGCTTTCCGCTCCCGCGGGCATCTGGATCTCAGACGGTGCAACGAACATTATGCCGATCGGGCCGCATCGCGCCGGCGAACTCACAGACGAACAGATCGAAGAGAATCGCCGTGTCATTCACGATGCGTGGCGGCTGCATTTTCGGCATTGCCGAGCGGCTCTGGAGAGCGGCATTTACCAAGGCTGGGACCTGCATCCGGCTCAGATCCCTGCCCGGCTCGCGTCTGTTTATTCGTTTTTTTTGGAGAACATCGGCGAAACGGCTGAACGACTGCGTCGTTTTGTGGACAAAGCCGCGCAAGCAACTCTGGCCGGCGACGTTTTCGACGATGAAGCTACAGGACAGGGAATGCTCAATCATTTCGTCCGTGCTGTGAACTTCGGCGCTCTGACCCAAGCCGAGGCCGAGGCGCTGACCGGCATCTCGATGCAGCTTCTTTCAGCAGGTTCATTCGCAAAAATTATCTCGTCCG
- the uraH gene encoding hydroxyisourate hydrolase, translating to MSAITTHIIDTTNGRPGVGIPVVLERKTHTSGWQAIAEGITDTNGSLDDLLSVTEAFLPGHYRFIYEIGPYFLLREMECFFPQITISFVVKDPTQKYHVPLLLGPFGYSAFRAA from the coding sequence ATGAGCGCTATCACAACCCATATAATCGATACGACCAATGGCCGTCCGGGCGTAGGAATACCGGTCGTACTCGAAAGAAAAACCCATACTTCAGGATGGCAGGCGATCGCCGAGGGTATTACAGATACCAATGGAAGCCTGGATGATCTGCTGTCGGTGACGGAGGCGTTTCTGCCCGGACACTATCGGTTCATCTATGAGATCGGGCCGTATTTCTTGTTGAGGGAAATGGAGTGTTTTTTCCCGCAGATCACGATCAGCTTTGTCGTCAAGGATCCGACGCAGAAATATCATGTGCCGCTGCTGCTGGGGCCTTTCGGCTATTCCGCCTTTCGTGCTGCATGA
- the malQ gene encoding 4-alpha-glucanotransferase: MKFPRASGILLHISSLPGPHGIGDMGDHAFEFVDLLAEAEQAYWQILPLTPAGAGNSPYSSCSAFAGNKLLISPERLVADGILDRIEVSGFPAFEEAAVDFEGAWRWKGPLLEAAFENFRSSPSKEIAAEFERFSDENAWWLEDYVLFTALKDAFGSKAWFEWPTPIRARDIEAVERARRQYAREMDQERFAQFLFFRQWNALKRYANTHGVRIIGDIPIFVALDSADVWCNQHLFKLDLDGMPKVVSGVPPDYFSETGQLWGNPIYDWSAMFEDDLGWWTARIAWELQRNDIVRLDHFIGFVRNWEIPFGDETAENGEWVDVPGERIFATLTRRLGDMPLIAEDLGSLTAEVEELRNKFGFPGMRVLQYGFGGDAFNRDLPHNYPRNCVAYTGTHDNDTALGWYHSLTKEHRRHLRSYLGFSGRDINQGMIRCLLASVADTAIIPLQDLLGFGSDGRMNFPGKEDGNWAWRVPGEMLTSGAFDRLHKICEIFGRSRQR; the protein is encoded by the coding sequence ATGAAATTTCCGCGAGCATCAGGAATTTTGCTTCACATTTCGTCGCTGCCCGGGCCGCACGGCATCGGCGATATGGGCGATCATGCGTTCGAATTTGTCGATCTGTTGGCCGAGGCCGAGCAGGCCTATTGGCAGATACTGCCGCTGACGCCGGCAGGAGCAGGCAATTCACCTTACTCCTCATGCTCCGCATTTGCCGGAAACAAACTTCTCATATCACCCGAGCGTCTAGTCGCTGACGGAATACTAGATCGGATCGAAGTATCCGGCTTTCCGGCCTTCGAGGAAGCAGCCGTAGATTTTGAAGGTGCTTGGCGATGGAAGGGGCCGTTGCTCGAAGCTGCCTTCGAAAACTTTCGGTCGTCGCCGTCTAAGGAGATCGCAGCGGAATTTGAACGCTTTTCCGATGAGAACGCCTGGTGGCTTGAGGACTATGTGCTTTTCACTGCCCTGAAAGATGCATTCGGCAGCAAGGCCTGGTTCGAATGGCCGACGCCTATCAGGGCTCGTGACATCGAAGCCGTCGAGCGTGCGCGCAGGCAGTATGCACGCGAGATGGATCAAGAGCGTTTTGCCCAGTTCCTCTTCTTTCGTCAGTGGAACGCATTGAAGCGTTATGCAAATACTCACGGCGTCCGGATCATAGGCGACATACCGATCTTCGTTGCTCTCGATTCTGCTGATGTGTGGTGCAACCAGCATCTTTTCAAACTCGATTTGGACGGTATGCCGAAGGTGGTCTCAGGCGTGCCGCCGGACTATTTTTCAGAAACAGGACAGCTTTGGGGAAATCCGATCTACGACTGGTCAGCGATGTTCGAGGACGACCTCGGCTGGTGGACGGCACGCATAGCATGGGAGCTGCAGCGTAACGATATCGTTCGGCTCGATCATTTCATAGGCTTTGTCAGGAACTGGGAAATTCCGTTTGGCGACGAAACTGCGGAGAACGGCGAATGGGTCGACGTGCCCGGCGAACGCATCTTCGCGACGCTCACACGCAGGCTTGGCGACATGCCGCTGATCGCCGAGGATCTTGGCTCACTCACCGCCGAGGTCGAGGAGCTTCGCAACAAATTCGGATTTCCGGGCATGCGCGTATTGCAGTACGGATTCGGCGGCGATGCGTTCAATCGCGATCTGCCGCACAACTATCCCCGCAACTGCGTTGCTTACACAGGGACGCACGACAACGACACAGCTCTCGGCTGGTACCACTCTCTGACGAAAGAACATCGACGGCATTTGCGTTCTTATTTGGGATTTTCCGGCCGCGACATTAATCAGGGAATGATCCGATGTTTGTTGGCTTCCGTTGCAGATACGGCCATCATTCCGCTACAGGACCTGCTCGGATTCGGGAGCGACGGGCGTATGAATTTTCCGGGCAAAGAAGATGGGAATTGGGCGTGGCGCGTTCCGGGCGAGATGCTAACCTCCGGCGCGTTTGACCGGCTGCATAAGATATGCGAGATATTTGGTCGATCAAGACAGCGTTGA
- a CDS encoding YegP family protein gives MAGKFEIKTGKTGKVRFNLKASNGQIILTSEAYESMAAAKKGVASVKKNATNDKRFERKTAKDGSPFFVLKAANGEIIGKSEMYKTVKSMENGVASVGKHAPDAPVVDGDAKPAAKPAAKPAAKAAAKPAAKPAAKKAPAKKAAPAKKAAPAKKAAPAKKAAPAKKAPAKKAAAKKK, from the coding sequence ATGGCAGGAAAATTTGAGATCAAGACAGGCAAGACCGGCAAGGTCCGCTTCAATCTGAAGGCGAGCAATGGTCAGATCATTCTGACCAGCGAAGCATACGAATCAATGGCCGCTGCAAAGAAGGGCGTCGCTTCTGTAAAGAAGAACGCAACGAACGACAAGCGTTTCGAACGCAAGACCGCGAAAGACGGTTCGCCGTTCTTTGTGCTCAAGGCAGCTAATGGCGAGATCATCGGCAAGAGCGAAATGTATAAGACCGTCAAGTCGATGGAGAACGGTGTCGCTTCGGTAGGCAAGCACGCCCCTGACGCACCGGTCGTTGACGGCGATGCTAAGCCGGCTGCAAAGCCTGCAGCGAAACCTGCGGCAAAGGCAGCTGCTAAGCCCGCTGCTAAACCGGCAGCTAAAAAGGCACCGGCTAAGAAAGCAGCTCCGGCGAAAAAGGCCGCTCCTGCAAAGAAGGCCGCTCCTGCAAAGAAGGCAGCTCCGGCTAAGAAAGCACCGGCAAAGAAAGCCGCAGCTAAGAAGAAATAG
- a CDS encoding DUF1343 domain-containing protein, producing the protein MSNARVMLGIERLLKEQAGLLKGRRVGLVCNQASVLPNSFAHAADVFRAHPDIDLTTLFGPQHGIRGDVQYNMIETPHVRDRRTGLMVYSLYSETRVPTEEMLAGVDDIVVDLQDVGCRIYTFIYTMANCMRAAAEHGKRIIVCDRPNPINGVTIEGNVTETEFTSFVGQFEIPTRHGMTIGELAKMFNDHFGIGCELDVVEMQGWQREMWGDETGLPWILPSPNVPDVDTCVVFPATVHLEGTELSEGRGTTLPFFLNGAPFIDPYDWAAELRKFDLPGVAFREAYFQPTFCEFAGQSCGGVQLHITDRDAFKPVITGIAMVKTAYEMYPDHFQWRQNAYEYEYDKNPFDVVCGTDKIRLAIEDRAKVSEIENAWQNTLAEFVGARSKFSIY; encoded by the coding sequence ATGAGTAACGCCCGCGTCATGCTCGGCATCGAGCGTTTGTTGAAAGAACAGGCAGGCCTGTTGAAAGGCCGTCGTGTCGGCTTGGTATGCAATCAAGCGTCGGTTTTGCCCAACAGCTTTGCACATGCAGCCGACGTTTTTCGCGCACACCCCGACATAGATCTGACTACGCTGTTCGGGCCGCAGCACGGCATTCGCGGCGACGTGCAGTACAACATGATCGAGACGCCGCACGTCCGCGACCGCCGCACAGGGCTGATGGTGTATTCGCTCTACAGCGAAACGCGTGTTCCGACCGAGGAAATGCTGGCAGGTGTTGATGACATCGTCGTCGATCTGCAGGACGTCGGCTGCCGCATCTACACATTTATCTACACAATGGCGAACTGCATGCGTGCCGCCGCCGAACACGGCAAACGCATCATCGTCTGTGATCGGCCGAATCCGATCAACGGCGTCACGATCGAAGGCAACGTGACGGAAACAGAATTCACATCGTTCGTCGGGCAATTTGAGATACCGACCCGTCACGGGATGACGATCGGCGAGCTCGCAAAAATGTTCAACGACCATTTCGGTATCGGCTGCGAACTCGATGTCGTCGAGATGCAGGGCTGGCAACGCGAGATGTGGGGCGACGAGACAGGGCTGCCGTGGATATTGCCATCGCCGAACGTGCCGGACGTTGATACATGCGTCGTATTCCCCGCGACCGTTCATCTCGAGGGCACCGAACTCTCAGAAGGCCGAGGCACGACGCTGCCGTTTTTCCTGAACGGAGCACCTTTCATCGACCCTTACGATTGGGCGGCGGAGCTCCGCAAATTTGACCTGCCGGGCGTAGCATTTCGCGAAGCGTATTTTCAGCCGACATTCTGCGAATTCGCCGGCCAATCATGCGGCGGCGTCCAGCTCCACATCACCGATCGCGACGCCTTCAAACCCGTCATTACAGGCATCGCCATGGTCAAAACCGCGTACGAGATGTACCCCGACCACTTCCAGTGGCGCCAAAACGCCTACGAATACGAATACGACAAAAACCCCTTCGACGTCGTCTGCGGCACGGATAAGATCCGCCTGGCTATTGAAGATAGAGCTAAGGTCTCGGAGATCGAGAATGCGTGGCAGAACACACTAGCTGAATTCGTGGGCGCCCGAAGCAAATTTTCTATCTATTGA
- a CDS encoding MoaD/ThiS family protein — translation MSITVHLSGHLKSFSGGATEMKLVGEFALVSDVLDALWKQHPALRDRVLNEQGEIRTHVNIFAGNDNVKRRQGLATKLTSDEIHIFNAVSGG, via the coding sequence ATGTCGATCACAGTTCACCTCAGCGGGCACCTTAAGTCGTTTTCCGGCGGTGCTACGGAAATGAAGTTGGTAGGCGAGTTCGCTCTTGTCAGCGATGTGTTGGATGCTTTGTGGAAACAGCATCCTGCGCTCCGCGACCGAGTTCTGAATGAACAGGGCGAGATCCGCACCCACGTGAACATCTTCGCCGGCAATGACAACGTCAAACGCCGCCAAGGCCTGGCAACCAAACTCACCTCGGACGAAATTCACATCTTCAACGCCGTCAGCGGTGGATGA
- a CDS encoding exo-alpha-sialidase encodes MAGSILLLVGTAKGLFVLRRGGNGRWSIDGPHFSGLAVFSAFLDQRKGRNVMWAAPASWHFGAELCKSTDMGKTWDQPEKRRIKMPANTKTSLENIWQITAGGGSDSLYVGVAPAALFESHDQGETWSLNKGLWKHPHRKQWQPGFGGLCLHTIVTDPKNPKDIKIAISTGGVYQSADGGETWGSTNKGVSAYFMPDNYPEFGQCVHKIARHPSKKNLYFLQNHHGVYRSRDGARTWEEIENGLPSNFGFGLTVSESGSAFIVPLQKDAERFTCEGKLRVYRTRDEGESWQPLTKGLPQKNAYEVILRDAVTSVGDNIFFGTKNGKLFASMNDGDSWKMIEGSLPEICCVKAYAVD; translated from the coding sequence ATGGCCGGATCAATTTTGTTACTTGTAGGGACGGCGAAGGGGCTGTTCGTATTACGCCGGGGCGGGAATGGGCGGTGGTCGATAGATGGGCCGCATTTTTCGGGGCTGGCGGTTTTCTCGGCGTTTCTGGATCAGCGGAAAGGCCGCAACGTGATGTGGGCCGCACCGGCGAGTTGGCATTTCGGGGCCGAGCTTTGCAAAAGCACCGACATGGGCAAAACGTGGGATCAGCCCGAGAAACGCCGCATCAAGATGCCCGCGAATACAAAAACGTCGCTCGAGAATATTTGGCAGATAACCGCGGGCGGCGGCAGCGATTCGCTGTACGTCGGCGTGGCACCGGCTGCTCTGTTCGAATCGCACGATCAAGGCGAGACGTGGTCACTGAACAAAGGGCTTTGGAAGCATCCGCATCGCAAACAATGGCAACCGGGATTTGGCGGGCTCTGCCTGCACACCATCGTCACCGATCCGAAAAACCCGAAAGACATCAAGATCGCAATATCGACGGGCGGCGTTTATCAATCGGCTGACGGCGGCGAAACGTGGGGCTCGACGAACAAAGGCGTGTCGGCATATTTTATGCCGGACAATTATCCCGAATTCGGCCAATGCGTGCACAAGATCGCACGCCATCCGTCGAAAAAGAATCTCTACTTTCTGCAGAACCACCACGGCGTTTACCGCAGCCGCGATGGTGCCCGCACTTGGGAAGAGATCGAGAACGGCCTGCCATCGAATTTTGGATTCGGCCTGACAGTGAGCGAGTCGGGCTCGGCTTTCATCGTGCCGCTGCAAAAGGACGCTGAGCGTTTCACCTGCGAAGGCAAACTCCGCGTTTACCGTACCCGCGACGAAGGCGAAAGTTGGCAGCCGCTGACCAAGGGTTTGCCGCAGAAAAATGCGTACGAGGTCATCCTGCGCGACGCGGTCACATCGGTCGGCGACAACATCTTTTTCGGAACAAAGAACGGTAAGCTTTTCGCGTCGATGAACGACGGCGATTCGTGGAAGATGATCGAAGGCTCGCTGCCGGAGATCTGCTGCGTCAAGGCGTATGCAGTAGATTAA
- a CDS encoding DUF853 family protein — MSEPILVAKKDESPESGFYLLPQMANRHGVITGATGTGKTVTLQRIAEGFSKIGVPVFMADIKGDLTGVTQPGGGNAKIDARNEQLGITPVFEQFPATVWDVFGKQGHPLRATVSEMGPLLIARLLQLNDTQAGVLQIAFKYADDNGLLLLDLKDLQSLMQFVGTNAKELTLQYGNVSAASVGAIQRGLLQLDEQGGHLFFGEPAVSLDDFMQSADGKGVLNLLAADELINSPKLYSTFLLWLLSELFESLPEAGDLEKPKLVFFFDEAHLLFNDAPPALVEKIEQVVRLIRSKGVGVYFVTQNPADIPEKVLAQLGNRVQHALRAYTPQEQKGVRAAASSFRVNPDIKTETVITELGVGEVLISTLDEKGIPTMVDRAFVVPPAGHIGPITPEQRQQLQNTSLVAGVYENAIDRESAYEMLTAKAEERAAAEAATKAQLEAQKEAEKLAREERAAARQPDTLVESIAKSAARSASTSIGRQIGNTIIRGVLGSIFGGGSKKKTSWF, encoded by the coding sequence ATGAGCGAACCAATATTAGTCGCAAAAAAAGACGAATCGCCCGAAAGCGGGTTTTATCTGCTGCCGCAAATGGCGAACCGCCACGGCGTGATCACCGGTGCGACCGGCACCGGCAAGACCGTTACGCTGCAGCGTATCGCTGAAGGTTTTAGCAAGATCGGCGTGCCGGTCTTTATGGCCGATATCAAGGGCGATCTGACCGGCGTTACTCAGCCCGGCGGCGGGAACGCCAAGATCGATGCGCGCAATGAACAACTCGGTATTACGCCCGTATTCGAGCAGTTTCCGGCTACTGTCTGGGACGTTTTCGGCAAGCAGGGGCATCCGCTGCGGGCGACCGTTTCGGAAATGGGCCCGCTGCTGATCGCACGGCTTTTGCAGCTGAACGACACGCAGGCGGGCGTGCTGCAGATCGCGTTCAAGTATGCTGACGATAATGGCCTGCTGCTTCTTGACCTGAAAGACCTGCAGTCGCTAATGCAGTTTGTAGGGACAAATGCCAAAGAACTCACGCTTCAGTACGGCAATGTGTCGGCCGCGTCAGTAGGAGCGATCCAGCGAGGGCTGCTTCAGCTCGATGAACAGGGCGGACATCTGTTCTTTGGCGAACCTGCGGTCTCGCTCGATGATTTTATGCAGTCGGCTGACGGCAAAGGCGTGCTCAATCTGCTTGCTGCGGACGAACTGATCAATTCGCCGAAGCTGTATTCGACGTTTCTGCTGTGGCTGCTGAGCGAGCTTTTCGAATCGCTGCCGGAGGCGGGTGATCTGGAAAAACCCAAGCTCGTTTTCTTTTTTGACGAGGCTCATTTGCTTTTCAACGATGCCCCGCCTGCCTTGGTGGAAAAGATCGAACAGGTCGTCCGGCTGATCCGCTCAAAAGGTGTAGGGGTCTATTTCGTCACGCAGAATCCGGCGGACATCCCTGAAAAGGTCCTGGCACAATTGGGCAATCGTGTGCAGCACGCATTGCGTGCCTACACGCCGCAGGAACAGAAAGGCGTGCGCGCCGCGGCATCCTCGTTTCGGGTGAATCCTGATATCAAGACCGAAACGGTGATAACGGAGCTGGGCGTCGGTGAAGTGCTGATCTCCACGCTCGACGAAAAGGGCATTCCGACCATGGTCGATCGTGCGTTCGTCGTTCCGCCTGCCGGACACATCGGCCCTATCACGCCCGAACAGCGGCAGCAGCTCCAGAATACGTCGCTTGTGGCGGGTGTTTATGAAAATGCCATCGACCGCGAATCAGCGTACGAGATGCTGACAGCAAAGGCCGAGGAGCGTGCGGCCGCAGAAGCCGCGACAAAGGCACAGCTTGAAGCCCAAAAAGAAGCTGAAAAACTAGCCCGTGAAGAGAGAGCCGCGGCACGTCAGCCGGACACTTTGGTCGAATCCATCGCAAAAAGTGCCGCTCGCTCCGCCTCGACATCCATCGGTCGCCAGATAGGAAATACTATAATCCGCGGCGTCCTCGGCAGCATCTTCGGCGGCGGGTCGAAGAAAAAAACGAGCTGGTTTTGA
- a CDS encoding YdeI/OmpD-associated family protein codes for MPKTDPRIDAYIERSAEFAQPILTHIRKLIHKACPDVEETMKWSMPHFDFKGPLCNMAAFKQHCAFGFWKQQIMDHSAIDAERNTLSSFGKITSLKDLPKDKVIIELINQAIELNEKGIKIPKPKASEKAEIVVPDILAAELKKNKKAAETFDKFPPSCKREYIEWITDAKTEPTREKRLATTIEWLTEGKRKNWKYEKC; via the coding sequence ATGCCAAAAACCGATCCGCGAATTGACGCCTACATCGAAAGATCTGCTGAATTTGCGCAACCGATACTTACACACATCCGCAAACTGATCCACAAAGCGTGCCCCGATGTCGAGGAAACGATGAAATGGAGCATGCCGCATTTCGATTTCAAAGGGCCGCTGTGCAATATGGCGGCATTCAAGCAGCATTGTGCTTTCGGGTTTTGGAAGCAGCAGATCATGGACCATTCGGCGATCGATGCGGAACGCAATACGCTCAGCAGCTTCGGAAAGATCACATCGCTCAAAGACCTGCCAAAGGACAAGGTCATCATCGAACTCATCAACCAAGCGATCGAGCTGAACGAAAAAGGAATTAAAATACCAAAACCGAAAGCATCAGAGAAGGCCGAGATCGTCGTGCCGGATATACTTGCCGCGGAGCTGAAAAAGAATAAGAAGGCCGCCGAGACGTTCGACAAATTTCCCCCGAGCTGTAAACGCGAATACATTGAGTGGATCACTGACGCTAAGACCGAGCCGACGCGCGAAAAACGGCTTGCGACGACCATCGAATGGCTGACGGAAGGTAAACGTAAGAATTGGAAATACGAGAAATGCTGA
- a CDS encoding YjbQ family protein codes for MVSISVSSTRREEMIDITAEVQRLLPDGDGAVVLFTQHTTCGLTINENADPDVQSDMLGFLNRLIPQYEPNFRHFEHNSDAHIKSSLVGSSVTLPFEDGRLCLGRWQGIYLCEFDGPRERTVMVSTFPAAIA; via the coding sequence ATGGTTTCAATTTCCGTATCGTCAACGAGACGCGAGGAGATGATAGACATCACCGCTGAGGTGCAAAGACTGTTGCCCGACGGCGACGGTGCTGTTGTGTTATTCACCCAACACACTACCTGCGGCTTGACCATCAACGAGAATGCCGACCCGGACGTACAGAGCGATATGCTCGGTTTTCTGAATCGGCTGATACCGCAATACGAGCCGAATTTCCGCCATTTCGAACACAACTCGGACGCGCATATAAAATCGTCGCTGGTCGGGTCAAGCGTAACGCTCCCTTTCGAGGACGGCCGCCTTTGCCTCGGCCGCTGGCAGGGGATATATTTGTGCGAATTCGACGGCCCGCGAGAGCGGACGGTGATGGTCTCGACATTTCCTGCGGCAATTGCGTAA